The Gemmatimonadaceae bacterium genome has a segment encoding these proteins:
- a CDS encoding DinB family protein, whose product MAGGDTRWRRVLDEQAEVLAAFIAAVRDTDRATLHAVPATGGWSVAQECVHVAMSYDYGAAAVRDGAAMRRRAPRVVAWLSRMVLLPYFLATRTFPRGAPAPGELRPPVVDDTMTADALTARVREAAAEAASALRFAEEQRPDRRVMHAYFGPLRPALALRLLSAHTRHHACNLQQRARRS is encoded by the coding sequence TGACACGCGTTGGCGTCGGGTGCTCGACGAACAGGCCGAGGTGCTGGCGGCCTTCATCGCTGCGGTGCGCGACACGGACCGGGCGACGCTGCACGCGGTACCGGCCACCGGCGGCTGGAGCGTGGCGCAGGAGTGTGTGCACGTGGCGATGTCGTACGACTATGGTGCCGCCGCCGTGCGCGATGGTGCGGCGATGCGGCGCCGGGCGCCACGCGTGGTGGCCTGGCTCTCTCGTATGGTGCTGCTGCCGTACTTCCTGGCCACGCGCACGTTTCCGCGCGGGGCGCCCGCGCCGGGGGAGCTGCGCCCGCCTGTTGTTGACGACACCATGACGGCCGACGCGCTCACGGCGCGCGTGCGCGAAGCGGCTGCGGAGGCGGCATCGGCACTCCGCTTCGCCGAGGAACAACGGCCCGACCGCCGCGTGATGCATGCGTACTTCGGGCCGCTACGGCCGGCGCTCGCGCTCCGGTTGCTCTCGGCGCATAC